One stretch of Eretmochelys imbricata isolate rEreImb1 chromosome 1, rEreImb1.hap1, whole genome shotgun sequence DNA includes these proteins:
- the NINJ2 gene encoding ninjurin-2: MLDVALFMANVTQLKAVLEQGVSFQYYATLISLISISLFFQVVIGILLIIIARLNLNDMSKQQRLNVLNNAATALIFITVILNIFITGFGVQKTGLYPTRRRY, translated from the exons ATGCTGGATGTGGCGCTGTTCATGGCCAATGTCACACAACTCAAAGCggtgctggagcagggggtttcATTCCAGTATTATGCCACCCTGATATCGCTCATCAGTATCTCTCTCTTCTTCCAGGTGGTGATTGGAATTCTTCTTATCATCATTG CTCGGCTGAACCTGAACGACATGTCAAAGCAGCAGCGCCTGAATGTGCTCAATAATGCTGCCACGGCTCTGATCTTCATCACCGTCATTCTCAACATCTTCATCACTGGCTTTGGTGTGCAGAAGACTGGTCTCTACCCTACCAGGAGACGTTACTGA